From one Butyricimonas faecihominis genomic stretch:
- a CDS encoding XRE family transcriptional regulator, which produces MVDQLIFFEMTPKQENKGKIKNTEIELYVINKVKEYRIAAKMSQRKLCMELRLSPTYVFYAESPKYTAKYNLNQLNELAKIFKCSIADFMPSPYVEVDTIEEYMDLHPKVRIRNEKMIKDAEEKGRKKRVEKEKKGKAERKKQ; this is translated from the coding sequence ATGGTTGATCAATTAATTTTTTTTGAAATGACACCAAAACAGGAAAATAAAGGAAAGATCAAGAACACGGAAATAGAACTTTATGTTATCAATAAAGTTAAAGAATATAGGATAGCTGCGAAAATGAGCCAAAGAAAACTTTGCATGGAATTGAGATTAAGTCCTACTTACGTATTTTATGCCGAGAGTCCCAAATATACTGCAAAATACAATTTAAATCAACTTAATGAACTTGCTAAGATTTTCAAATGCTCGATTGCAGATTTTATGCCTTCTCCTTACGTGGAAGTGGATACTATTGAAGAATACATGGATTTGCATCCCAAAGTAAGAATAAGAAATGAAAAGATGATAAAGGATGCAGAGGAAAAAGGACGGAAAAAGAGGGTGGAAAAGGAAAAGAAAGGCAAAGCGGAAAGGAAAAAGCAGTAA